The proteins below are encoded in one region of Clostridium estertheticum:
- a CDS encoding DUF47 domain-containing protein — MFNFKPQDNLFFELFSKGAEIFNSSAKELKLLMNELDNPNERLEKLVKLEHEGDIVTHELIEYTKKMFITPLDREDIFNITKGIDNITDSIESTAHLFYMYNVTSATPEAIELVDKLMVVSSDLVKVILELKSLRKSTILVDKIIDINTLENEADLIYRKAMRKLFENPEDILFVMKWKDLYHYLEDSIDACETLANEIRGVGMKYA, encoded by the coding sequence ATGTTTAATTTTAAACCACAAGACAATTTGTTTTTTGAGCTTTTCTCGAAGGGAGCTGAAATATTTAATAGTTCCGCAAAAGAGCTAAAATTGTTAATGAATGAACTCGATAATCCTAATGAAAGATTAGAGAAACTAGTAAAGCTTGAACATGAAGGCGACATTGTAACACATGAATTAATTGAATATACTAAGAAAATGTTTATAACTCCACTAGACAGAGAAGATATATTTAATATAACAAAAGGAATAGATAATATTACTGATAGTATTGAATCTACAGCCCATTTGTTCTATATGTATAATGTGACCTCGGCTACTCCAGAAGCTATTGAACTCGTTGATAAACTTATGGTTGTCTCATCAGACCTTGTTAAGGTGATTTTAGAATTAAAATCCCTTCGCAAAAGCACTATCTTAGTGGATAAGATCATCGATATAAACACTTTGGAAAACGAAGCTGATTTAATTTACAGAAAAGCGATGAGAAAACTATTCGAAAATCCCGAAGATATTTTGTTCGTAATGAAATGGAAAGATTTATACCATTATCTAGAAGATAGCATTGATGCTTGTGAAACACTTGCAAATGAAATCCGAGGAGTTGGTATGAAATATGCTTAG
- a CDS encoding TIGR04540 family protein: MRKIYKNPKELGTCLKDLVDFYLDDVIEYNKLKEKIIILANANEDKLSKEGSIPIKISNILGDSRVAIIKKILSEKEN, from the coding sequence ATGAGAAAAATTTATAAAAACCCAAAAGAATTAGGAACATGTTTAAAAGATTTAGTAGATTTTTATTTAGATGATGTTATAGAATATAATAAGCTAAAAGAAAAAATAATTATATTAGCCAATGCCAACGAGGATAAACTTTCTAAGGAAGGATCTATTCCTATAAAAATTTCTAATATACTAGGTGACTCTAGAGTAGCTATTATTAAGAAAATATTATCTGAAAAAGAAAATTAA
- the pulA gene encoding type I pullulanase — translation MNFWNGNNKRNTLIIFLTTVLVMTGFLFILPNIHTFAQSDKTKIIIHYARNADNNSKWKMWLWSDKKDGNKFDFTSKDSFGQIGETEFDGDFNKVGFIIYTNEWKKDTDDDRFIEKFKNGVGEIWINGGDPKIYYSLAEATKLKVTIPGKVINKPNKFVSAKLDDLKTINIETNVSFPFVAADAQGFIVKSNGKALKINKITSSKVIGGFTTVANIELSENVNLNQTLTISKTAFPEKEIVFGDVMQSASFEKMFSYEGNDLGNTYSTSKTSFKVWAPTATDVKLVTYEHWNDKTGTEIKMKKSEKGTWSYDLNGNQSGILYTYKVNIKGVWNEAVDPYARSVSANGDKGAVVDLKKTDPTIWKPNEKPDFSNLTDAIIYELHVRDFSIDTNSGIKNKGKFLAFTEMGTKGIDGNSTGIDYIKALGVTHVELMPIFDYSTINETSNKAQFNWGYNPKNYNAPEGSYSTNPYNPTTRVKELKQAVQALHDNGLRVNVDVAYDHMYSGTNSNFNKIVPGYYFRTNSNESGYGNTIASENVMARKFIVDSVIYWAKEYNLDGFKFDQMGLIDLKTMNEIRKKLSSINPSILVLGDGSDKGTTLSPELKANKQNASKLTEITQTNDEIRDGLSGSVFFPKAKGFVNGALQKETAIKKGIVGGIDYSNIIETYGNTEPVQIVNYTESHANNTLWDKLLLTNPKDSYEIRTKMHKMADSMILTSQGIPFFQAGQEFLRTKAGVKNSYKASDNVNKIDWTRESKNIETVDYFKGLIELRKAHPAFRMTSADMIKKNLKFLVVPENVVAYEMNYNANMDSWAHIVVAYNANREDKTVKLSNNGTWNIVVDGDKAGVKTIKQFNGEYLVVPALSSIVIYYESENIFTSLTFRTYIILALVVVACIMFFLKKRKKI, via the coding sequence ATGAACTTTTGGAACGGGAATAACAAAAGAAATACTTTAATTATTTTTCTTACTACTGTTTTAGTTATGACAGGATTTCTTTTTATATTGCCAAATATCCACACCTTTGCACAGAGTGATAAAACAAAGATAATTATTCATTATGCTAGAAATGCAGACAATAATTCAAAATGGAAGATGTGGTTATGGTCTGACAAAAAAGATGGAAATAAGTTTGATTTTACTAGTAAAGATTCATTTGGTCAGATTGGTGAAACTGAGTTTGATGGAGACTTTAATAAAGTAGGTTTTATAATTTACACAAATGAGTGGAAAAAAGATACAGACGATGATAGATTTATTGAAAAGTTCAAGAATGGTGTAGGTGAAATTTGGATTAATGGTGGAGATCCTAAAATATACTATTCTTTAGCTGAAGCAACCAAATTAAAAGTTACCATACCTGGTAAGGTTATAAACAAACCCAATAAATTTGTAAGTGCAAAATTAGATGATTTGAAAACCATAAACATAGAAACCAATGTATCATTTCCATTTGTTGCGGCGGATGCTCAAGGCTTTATAGTTAAATCAAATGGAAAAGCTTTAAAAATAAATAAAATAACAAGCTCAAAGGTAATTGGTGGTTTTACAACAGTTGCGAATATAGAACTTAGTGAAAATGTAAATTTAAATCAAACCCTTACAATCTCAAAGACAGCTTTTCCAGAAAAGGAAATAGTATTTGGTGATGTAATGCAAAGTGCTAGTTTTGAAAAAATGTTTTCTTATGAAGGAAATGATTTGGGTAATACTTATTCTACTAGCAAAACGAGCTTTAAAGTCTGGGCACCGACTGCAACCGATGTAAAGCTAGTAACCTATGAACATTGGAATGATAAAACTGGCACTGAAATCAAAATGAAGAAGAGTGAAAAGGGAACATGGTCTTATGACCTAAATGGAAATCAAAGTGGTATATTGTATACTTATAAAGTTAACATTAAAGGCGTTTGGAATGAGGCTGTGGATCCTTATGCACGTTCTGTATCCGCAAATGGTGATAAGGGTGCTGTAGTAGATCTTAAGAAAACAGACCCTACTATTTGGAAGCCAAATGAAAAACCTGACTTTTCGAATTTAACTGACGCAATTATATATGAACTACATGTTAGAGACTTCTCAATAGACACGAACAGTGGTATAAAAAATAAAGGCAAATTCTTAGCATTTACTGAAATGGGCACAAAGGGAATTGATGGTAACTCGACAGGAATTGATTATATAAAGGCATTAGGGGTAACCCATGTGGAGCTTATGCCCATATTCGATTACTCTACTATAAATGAAACTTCAAATAAAGCACAATTTAATTGGGGTTACAATCCAAAAAATTACAATGCACCTGAAGGAAGTTATTCAACTAACCCATATAACCCTACCACGCGAGTTAAAGAATTAAAACAAGCAGTACAAGCCCTTCACGATAATGGATTAAGAGTAAACGTGGATGTAGCTTATGACCACATGTACAGCGGTACTAATTCTAATTTCAATAAAATAGTACCTGGGTACTATTTTAGAACTAATTCAAATGAAAGTGGTTATGGAAATACAATAGCTTCTGAAAATGTTATGGCAAGAAAATTCATTGTTGATTCAGTTATCTATTGGGCAAAAGAATATAATTTAGATGGATTCAAATTCGATCAGATGGGTCTTATTGATCTAAAGACTATGAATGAAATTAGAAAAAAACTAAGCAGTATAAATCCTTCTATTCTTGTTTTGGGAGATGGATCAGATAAGGGGACTACCCTTTCTCCAGAGTTAAAAGCAAATAAACAAAATGCAAGTAAACTTACTGAAATAACACAAACCAATGATGAAATAAGAGATGGTCTAAGTGGAAGTGTATTTTTCCCAAAAGCAAAAGGGTTCGTTAATGGTGCACTTCAAAAAGAGACAGCAATAAAAAAAGGAATAGTTGGGGGTATAGATTACTCTAATATTATAGAGACTTATGGTAATACAGAACCTGTACAAATTGTTAATTATACTGAATCCCACGCTAATAATACCTTATGGGATAAGCTCCTTTTAACAAATCCTAAGGACAGTTATGAAATAAGAACAAAAATGCACAAAATGGCAGATTCTATGATTCTTACTTCACAAGGTATTCCATTCTTCCAAGCGGGTCAAGAATTTTTAAGAACTAAAGCGGGTGTTAAAAATTCTTATAAGGCAAGTGATAATGTAAATAAGATTGATTGGACAAGGGAATCTAAAAACATTGAAACTGTTGATTATTTCAAAGGCTTAATTGAATTAAGAAAAGCACATCCTGCCTTTAGAATGACCTCTGCGGATATGATTAAGAAAAATTTGAAATTTTTAGTAGTTCCTGAAAATGTTGTAGCATATGAAATGAATTACAATGCAAACATGGATAGTTGGGCGCACATTGTAGTTGCATATAATGCAAATAGGGAGGATAAGACTGTAAAATTATCAAATAATGGCACATGGAATATCGTAGTAGATGGTGATAAAGCAGGAGTTAAAACTATAAAACAATTTAATGGAGAATATTTAGTCGTTCCTGCACTAAGCTCTATTGTGATTTATTATGAATCAGAAAATATATTTACATCATTAACTTTTAGGACGTATATTATATTAGCTCTAGTTGTAGTTGCTTGTATAATGTTCTTTTTGAAAAAGAGAAAAAAAATCTAA